A single region of the Etheostoma cragini isolate CJK2018 chromosome 3, CSU_Ecrag_1.0, whole genome shotgun sequence genome encodes:
- the LOC117941841 gene encoding ras-related protein ORAB-1-like, which produces MNPEYDYLFKLLLIGDSGVGKSCLLLRFADDTYTESYISTIGVDFKIRTIDMDGKMVKLQIWDTAGQERFRTITSSYYRGAHGIIIVYDVTEQESFNNVRQWLDEIDRYACDNVSRLLVGNKCDLVGKKVVDAGAAQDLASSLKIPFLETSAKSADNVERAFLTMASEIHKRVASEGGGVQAESKEARAQNAKISSTPLWLGGEKQAQEAGNCC; this is translated from the exons ATGAATCCTGAATA TGACTACCTGTTCAAACTTCTTCTGATCGGTGACTCTGGAGTCGGAAAGTCATGTCTGTTGCTGCGCTTTGCG gaTGACACCTACACTGAGAGCTACATCTCCACCATCGGAGTCGACTTTAAGATCAGGACCATCGACATGGACGGGAAGATGGTGAAACTACAGATT tgGGACACAGCCGGTCAGGAGAGATTTCGAACCATCACCTCCAGCTACTACAGAGGAGCGCACGGCATCATCATCGTCTACGACGTCACCGAGCAG GAGTCCTTCAACAACGTGAGGCAGTGGCTGGACGAGATAGATCGCTACGCCTGTGACAACGTCTCCAGGCTGCTGGTGGGGAACAAGTGTGACCTCGTTGGTAAGAAGGTGGTGGACGCCGGCGCCGCTCAG GACCTGGCCTCGTCTCTGAAGATCCCCTTCCTGGAGACGAGTGCTAAGAGCGCTGATAACGTGGAGAGGGCTTTCCTCACCATGGCCTCCGAGATCCACAAGCGCGTGGCCAGCGAGGGAGGGGGGGTGCaggccgagtccaaagaggCCAGGGCCCAGAATGCCAAGATCAGCAGCACCCCCCTGTGGCTGGGAGGGGAGAAACAGGCGCAGGAGGCCGGGAACTGCTGCTGA